Proteins found in one Pseudomonas mosselii genomic segment:
- a CDS encoding HigA family addiction module antitoxin, giving the protein MAMHNPPHPGETLREDVLPTLGLTVKAFAEHLGFSREALSRVLHGRAAVSPDLAVRLEMAGISTARLWLTIQVDYDIWQVRQRQQPVIKRLHQVA; this is encoded by the coding sequence ATGGCTATGCACAACCCGCCTCACCCCGGCGAAACCCTGCGTGAAGATGTCCTGCCCACCCTGGGCCTGACGGTGAAGGCATTCGCCGAGCACCTGGGCTTTTCCCGGGAGGCGCTGTCGCGGGTCCTTCATGGCCGGGCGGCGGTTTCTCCGGATCTGGCGGTACGCCTGGAAATGGCCGGCATCAGCACGGCGCGGCTGTGGCTGACGATTCAGGTTGACTACGACATCTGGCAGGTCCGCCAGCGCCAGCAACCGGTGATCAAGCGGCTTCACCAGGTAGCCTGA
- a CDS encoding type II toxin-antitoxin system RelE/ParE family toxin: MIISFRHKGLRLFHETGNTRGIQAAHVQRLRRQLLFLDSAVVAEDMSVPGWQLHPLQGERLGFWSISVSGNWRLVFRFTGCDVELVDYLDYH; this comes from the coding sequence ATGATTATCAGCTTTCGCCACAAAGGCCTGCGGCTCTTCCACGAAACGGGCAATACCCGCGGGATTCAGGCTGCCCATGTCCAGCGACTGCGGCGACAGTTGCTGTTTCTCGACAGTGCCGTGGTCGCCGAGGACATGAGTGTGCCTGGCTGGCAGTTGCACCCGCTCCAAGGAGAGCGGCTCGGTTTCTGGTCGATAAGCGTGTCCGGCAATTGGCGCCTGGTGTTCCGTTTCACAGGCTGTGATGTCGAACTGGTCGACTATCTCGACTACCACTGA
- a CDS encoding GNAT family N-acetyltransferase: MRTVVTLRPARVEDAGEIAELVAEAYSPYIARVGRKPAPMLDDYAQVVRDDDVFVAMQARRIAGVVVVRREKGDLLLVNVAVRPACKGQGIGRHMLDFVEAHARAAGCAAIRLYTHERMTENIGIYQKLGYRETHRAEVDGFSRVFMCKPLAVSARRPADPGCDS, from the coding sequence ATGCGCACTGTCGTCACCCTGCGTCCGGCCCGTGTGGAAGATGCTGGCGAAATAGCAGAGTTGGTCGCTGAAGCGTACAGCCCCTACATCGCACGAGTCGGTCGTAAGCCGGCCCCCATGCTGGATGACTATGCGCAGGTCGTGCGTGACGACGATGTGTTCGTGGCCATGCAGGCCAGGCGTATTGCTGGCGTTGTTGTTGTACGCCGTGAAAAGGGCGACCTGCTGCTGGTGAACGTTGCCGTACGACCTGCCTGCAAAGGGCAAGGTATCGGTCGACACATGCTCGATTTTGTCGAGGCCCATGCACGTGCAGCAGGGTGTGCGGCGATCAGGCTCTACACCCATGAGCGGATGACGGAGAACATAGGGATCTATCAGAAGCTCGGCTACCGCGAAACCCATCGCGCAGAGGTGGATGGTTTCTCCCGGGTATTCATGTGCAAACCGTTGGCGGTGAGCGCTCGGCGTCCAGCCGACCCTGGCTGTGATAGTTGA
- a CDS encoding DUF1737 domain-containing protein, whose product MPSTPPNGLPVYRLITGKDDASFCQRISEIQALGYQLYGSPSVTFDSSKGYVVAAQAVLWPVHGAASQG is encoded by the coding sequence ATGCCCTCGACCCCACCCAATGGCCTGCCGGTCTATCGCTTGATCACCGGCAAGGACGACGCCAGTTTCTGCCAGCGGATTTCCGAGATCCAGGCCTTGGGCTATCAGCTTTATGGTTCGCCCAGCGTGACCTTCGATAGCAGCAAGGGCTATGTAGTGGCTGCACAGGCGGTATTGTGGCCAGTCCATGGCGCCGCCTCTCAGGGATGA
- a CDS encoding glycoside hydrolase family 15 protein, with protein sequence MPAHIEDYALIGNCRSAALINRDGALDWLCLPRFDAPAVFAALLGNEENGRWRIAPSDPVEHSARRYLDDTLVLETTWTTASGRARVLDCMPLGERNAVLRIVEGLAGETAFEMDLVLRFDYGRSVPWVEKIDPLTLSAVAGPDRLILRSSTEIHGRDHHSVARFRVGAGQRQVFSLCHQASHLPVQPECDIDHDFEQTLEQWRAFAARCPDVGPYTDRVRRSLLTLKAMTYAPTGGMVAAVTTSLPERVGGERNWDYRYCWLRDATMTLLALMNLGYFDEAQAWREWLLRSVAGNPEQMQIMYGLAGERDLPEFTLPWLPGYEGSQPVRVGNAAAGQLQLDIYGELADAMTQAIKGGLPRHSRGAAIARAILPYLEGIWREPDEGLWEVRGGRQHFVHSKVMAWVAFDRAAGLADTTEEGRERSRHYRQVADEICDEVCRRGLDAGGRHFVQAYGSTELDASLLQIALTGFLPADDPRFLGTLEQIERRLLRNGLLLRYDSDSCSDGLTPGEGTFLVCSFWLADVYVLLGRQDEAQVLYERLTGLCNDVGLLAEQYDPAGKRMLGNFPQAFSHIGIINTALNLHRAQCPARDRAKGGD encoded by the coding sequence ATGCCCGCCCACATCGAAGACTACGCCCTCATCGGCAACTGCCGTAGCGCCGCCCTGATCAACCGCGACGGCGCCCTCGACTGGCTGTGCCTGCCACGCTTTGATGCTCCCGCGGTGTTCGCCGCGCTGCTGGGCAACGAGGAAAACGGACGTTGGCGCATCGCCCCCAGCGACCCGGTCGAGCACAGCGCGCGCCGCTACCTCGACGACACCCTGGTACTGGAGACCACCTGGACCACCGCCAGTGGTCGCGCCCGGGTGCTCGACTGCATGCCGTTGGGCGAGCGCAACGCCGTGCTGCGCATCGTCGAGGGCCTGGCCGGCGAGACGGCCTTCGAGATGGACTTGGTGCTGCGCTTCGACTACGGCCGCAGTGTGCCCTGGGTGGAAAAGATCGACCCGCTGACCCTGAGCGCCGTCGCCGGTCCCGATCGGCTGATCCTGCGCAGCAGCACCGAAATCCATGGCCGCGACCACCACAGCGTCGCCCGTTTTCGCGTGGGCGCGGGGCAGCGCCAGGTATTCAGCCTCTGCCACCAGGCCTCGCACCTGCCCGTGCAGCCCGAATGCGACATTGACCACGACTTCGAACAGACCCTGGAGCAGTGGCGCGCCTTCGCCGCCCGCTGCCCTGATGTCGGGCCTTACACCGACCGGGTACGTCGTTCGCTACTGACCCTCAAGGCCATGACCTACGCGCCCACCGGCGGCATGGTCGCCGCCGTCACCACCTCGCTGCCCGAGCGCGTCGGCGGCGAGCGCAACTGGGACTACCGCTACTGCTGGCTGCGCGACGCCACCATGACCCTGCTGGCGTTGATGAACCTGGGCTACTTCGACGAGGCCCAGGCCTGGCGCGAATGGCTGCTGCGCTCGGTGGCCGGCAACCCCGAGCAGATGCAGATCATGTACGGCCTGGCGGGGGAGCGGGATCTTCCCGAGTTCACCTTGCCCTGGCTGCCGGGTTACGAGGGCTCGCAACCGGTTCGGGTCGGCAATGCCGCCGCCGGGCAGTTGCAGCTGGACATCTACGGCGAACTGGCCGACGCCATGACCCAGGCCATCAAGGGCGGGCTGCCGCGCCACTCGCGCGGCGCAGCCATCGCCCGTGCGATCCTGCCGTACCTGGAAGGCATCTGGCGAGAGCCGGACGAGGGGCTGTGGGAGGTGAGGGGCGGCCGCCAGCACTTCGTGCACTCCAAGGTCATGGCCTGGGTTGCCTTCGACCGGGCGGCGGGCCTGGCCGACACCACCGAGGAGGGGCGTGAGCGCAGCCGGCATTACCGCCAGGTGGCGGACGAGATCTGTGACGAGGTCTGCCGGCGCGGGCTGGACGCCGGCGGCCGGCACTTCGTCCAGGCCTACGGCTCGACGGAGCTGGACGCGAGTCTGCTGCAGATCGCCCTGACCGGCTTTCTGCCGGCCGACGATCCACGCTTTCTGGGCACCCTGGAACAGATCGAAAGGCGCCTGCTGCGCAACGGCCTGCTGCTGCGCTACGACAGCGACAGTTGCAGCGACGGCCTGACGCCGGGGGAGGGGACGTTCCTGGTGTGTTCGTTCTGGCTGGCGGATGTGTATGTGCTGCTGGGGCGGCAGGACGAGGCGCAGGTGCTGTATGAGCGACTGACGGGCTTGTGCAATGACGTGGGGCTGCTGGCCGAACAGTACGACCCGGCGGGGAAGCGCATGCTGGGGAATTTCCCGCAGGCGTTCAGCCATATCGGGATCATCAATACGGCGTTGAACCTGCACCGGGCGCAGTGTCCGGCACGGGATCGGGCGAAAGGCGGTGACTGA
- a CDS encoding 3-oxoacyl-[acyl-carrier-protein] synthase III C-terminal domain-containing protein, with the protein MKIVGLSAILPSRQVTNQDVINLVEQHSRDTFQEDLPKTLKTIGKLLEKSGSDTRHWLAADETPMALMEAAFDAALAQANISKADLDLLIYPNVTRGFIEPANSTFIAKALGLNCRNFDVVDACNGWVTAMDVINSKMQAGEIRYAAIVNMEFGMSEGGPVMPKNFSLQSPAELAYKFPSFTIGEAAVVTILSNEAPGNFKFSYINRPDLSDLSTISLPDWKLFCNEADIAKIEPTGGQYQFNSYAAALHEDGRNEAMKVFNMQNLTADDVHKVFIHTGSPKMWEHIGQMIGVDHKLHHVGHKTGNIITASIPFGIFDATSRGEAEPGQFCMGWAGSGGMVFSALSFTL; encoded by the coding sequence ATGAAGATCGTCGGACTTTCCGCAATACTGCCGTCACGCCAAGTCACCAACCAGGACGTCATCAACCTGGTCGAACAACACTCCAGGGACACCTTCCAGGAGGACTTGCCGAAAACCTTGAAGACCATCGGCAAGTTGCTGGAGAAAAGCGGCAGCGACACCCGCCATTGGCTGGCGGCTGACGAGACGCCGATGGCCCTGATGGAAGCGGCGTTCGACGCGGCGCTGGCCCAGGCCAATATCAGCAAGGCCGACCTGGACCTGCTGATCTATCCCAACGTCACCCGTGGTTTCATCGAACCGGCCAACAGTACCTTCATCGCCAAGGCGCTGGGCCTGAACTGCCGCAACTTCGATGTGGTCGATGCCTGCAACGGCTGGGTGACGGCCATGGACGTCATCAACAGCAAGATGCAAGCCGGTGAAATCCGCTACGCCGCCATCGTCAACATGGAGTTCGGCATGTCGGAAGGCGGGCCGGTGATGCCCAAGAACTTCTCGCTGCAGTCGCCGGCCGAACTGGCCTACAAGTTCCCGAGCTTTACCATTGGCGAGGCCGCCGTCGTCACCATCCTGAGTAACGAGGCACCGGGGAACTTCAAGTTCTCCTATATCAACCGACCTGATCTGAGTGACTTGTCGACGATCTCCTTGCCGGACTGGAAGCTGTTCTGCAACGAGGCCGATATCGCCAAGATCGAACCAACCGGTGGCCAGTACCAGTTCAACTCCTATGCCGCCGCCTTGCATGAAGACGGGCGCAACGAAGCGATGAAAGTCTTCAACATGCAGAACCTCACCGCGGACGACGTGCACAAAGTGTTCATCCATACCGGCTCGCCAAAGATGTGGGAACACATTGGCCAGATGATTGGCGTCGATCACAAGTTGCATCACGTCGGGCACAAGACCGGCAACATCATTACCGCGTCGATTCCCTTCGGCATCTTTGATGCCACGAGCCGGGGCGAAGCCGAGCCAGGCCAGTTCTGCATGGGCTGGGCGGGCAGTGGCGGGATGGTGTTCTCGGCGCTGTCGTTTACCTTGTAA
- the zwf gene encoding glucose-6-phosphate dehydrogenase, with amino-acid sequence MSKSTIPAAPPCTLFLFGASGDLVKRLLMPALYNLSRDGLLDRNMRIVGVDHNAATAEAFAERLHAFMAERDAGKCLDEKLWARLAKRLDYQTGDFLDPQTYQALARRIDKTRHGNAIFYLATSPRFFPEVAQRLGDAGLLDESGGGFRRVVVEKPFGTDLASAEALNARLLKVMNERQIYRIDHYLGKETVQNILVSRFSNGLFESFWNNHYIDHVQITAAETVGVETRGAFYDNTGALRDMVPNHLFQLLAMVAMEPPAAFGADAVRGEKAKVIGAIRPWSHKMALRNSVRGQYSAGKQGRKQLPGYREEANVAPHSQTETYVALKVMIDNWRWAGVPFYLRTGKRMSVRDTEIAICFKPAPYAQFRESELERPKPNYLKIQIQPNEGMWFDLQAKRPGPELVMENVEMGFAYKDFFKMTPATGYETLIYDCLTGDQTLFQRADNIENGWRAVQPFLDAWAAEGGEVHGYAAGEDGPGAGDELLARDKREWHTLG; translated from the coding sequence ATGAGCAAATCGACCATCCCCGCTGCGCCGCCCTGCACCCTGTTCCTGTTCGGCGCCAGCGGCGACCTGGTCAAGCGCCTGCTGATGCCGGCGCTGTACAACCTCAGCCGTGACGGCCTGCTCGATCGCAACATGCGCATCGTCGGAGTCGACCACAATGCCGCCACGGCCGAGGCGTTCGCCGAGCGCCTGCATGCCTTCATGGCCGAGCGCGATGCCGGCAAGTGCCTGGACGAGAAGCTCTGGGCACGCCTGGCCAAGCGCCTGGACTACCAGACCGGCGATTTCCTCGATCCGCAGACTTACCAGGCCCTGGCCCGGCGCATCGACAAGACGCGCCACGGCAACGCCATCTTCTACCTGGCCACCTCGCCACGCTTTTTCCCCGAGGTGGCCCAGCGCCTGGGCGATGCCGGCCTGCTCGACGAATCGGGCGGTGGCTTTCGCCGGGTGGTGGTGGAAAAGCCCTTCGGCACTGACCTGGCCAGCGCCGAGGCGCTCAACGCCCGCCTGCTCAAGGTGATGAACGAGCGGCAGATCTACCGTATCGACCATTACCTGGGCAAGGAGACCGTCCAGAACATCCTGGTCAGCCGTTTCTCCAACGGCCTGTTCGAATCGTTCTGGAACAATCATTACATCGACCACGTGCAGATCACCGCCGCCGAAACTGTCGGCGTCGAGACGCGCGGGGCGTTCTACGACAACACTGGCGCCCTGCGCGACATGGTGCCCAACCACCTGTTCCAGTTGCTGGCCATGGTCGCCATGGAGCCACCGGCGGCCTTCGGCGCCGACGCCGTGCGCGGTGAAAAGGCCAAGGTGATCGGCGCCATCCGCCCCTGGTCGCACAAGATGGCCCTGCGCAATTCCGTGCGTGGCCAGTACAGCGCCGGCAAGCAGGGCCGCAAGCAACTGCCCGGTTATCGCGAGGAGGCCAACGTCGCCCCGCACAGCCAGACCGAGACCTACGTGGCCCTCAAGGTTATGATCGACAACTGGCGCTGGGCCGGGGTGCCGTTCTACCTGCGTACCGGCAAGCGCATGAGCGTGCGCGACACCGAGATCGCCATCTGCTTCAAGCCGGCGCCCTACGCGCAGTTTCGCGAAAGCGAGCTGGAGCGGCCCAAGCCGAACTACCTGAAGATCCAGATCCAGCCCAACGAAGGCATGTGGTTCGACCTGCAGGCCAAGCGCCCAGGGCCGGAGTTGGTGATGGAAAATGTCGAGATGGGCTTCGCCTACAAGGACTTCTTCAAGATGACCCCAGCGACCGGTTACGAGACGCTGATCTACGACTGCCTCACCGGCGACCAGACCCTGTTCCAGCGAGCCGACAACATCGAGAACGGCTGGCGCGCGGTGCAACCGTTCCTCGATGCCTGGGCGGCCGAGGGCGGTGAAGTGCACGGGTATGCGGCGGGGGAGGATGGCCCCGGGGCCGGCGACGAACTGCTGGCGCGGGATAAGCGCGAGTGGCACACGCTGGGGTGA
- the gnd gene encoding phosphogluconate dehydrogenase (NAD(+)-dependent, decarboxylating) yields the protein MVVKQNQRERRHMQLGIIGLGRMGGNIARRLMRAGHSTVVHDRNREAITTLEVEGAVGAHDLGALVQKLKAPRAVWVMLPAGEITEQTIAQLADLLEPGDAIIDGGNTFYKDDVRRAAELGKRGLHYLDVGTSGGVWGLDRGYCMMIGGEKAVFERLEPLFKALAPGVGDIPRTQGRSGEHERAEHGYIHAGPPGAGHYVKMVHNGIEYGLMQAYAEGFDLLRSKGGPELPEDQRFDLNVAEIAEVWRRGSVVTSWLLDLTADALVADPQLTEFSGSVSDSGEGRWTIDAAVEQAVPVPVLSSALFARFRSRQQQGTYGDKILSAMRLGFGGHVEKKKD from the coding sequence ATTGTTGTAAAGCAAAACCAACGGGAGCGTCGTCACATGCAACTGGGAATCATCGGGCTTGGCCGCATGGGCGGCAATATCGCAAGGCGCCTGATGCGCGCAGGTCACAGCACTGTGGTCCACGATCGCAACCGCGAAGCCATCACCACCCTGGAAGTCGAAGGTGCCGTGGGCGCCCACGACCTGGGTGCGCTGGTGCAGAAACTCAAGGCGCCGCGGGCAGTATGGGTCATGCTGCCGGCGGGCGAAATCACCGAGCAGACCATCGCCCAGCTCGCCGACCTGCTCGAGCCGGGCGACGCCATCATCGATGGCGGCAACACCTTCTACAAGGATGATGTGCGCCGCGCCGCCGAACTGGGCAAGCGTGGCCTGCACTACCTCGACGTCGGCACCTCGGGCGGCGTGTGGGGCCTGGACCGTGGCTACTGCATGATGATCGGCGGCGAGAAGGCGGTGTTCGAGCGCCTGGAGCCGCTGTTCAAGGCCCTCGCCCCGGGCGTCGGCGACATTCCGCGCACCCAGGGCCGCAGCGGCGAGCACGAGCGCGCCGAGCACGGCTACATCCACGCCGGCCCGCCCGGTGCCGGCCACTACGTGAAGATGGTGCACAACGGCATCGAGTACGGCCTGATGCAGGCCTACGCCGAAGGCTTCGACCTGCTGCGCAGCAAGGGCGGCCCGGAACTGCCGGAGGACCAGCGCTTTGACCTGAATGTGGCCGAGATCGCCGAAGTGTGGCGCCGCGGCAGCGTGGTCACCTCCTGGTTGCTGGACCTGACCGCCGACGCGCTGGTCGCCGACCCACAACTGACCGAGTTCAGTGGCTCGGTGTCCGACAGCGGCGAAGGCCGCTGGACCATCGACGCCGCCGTCGAGCAGGCCGTGCCGGTGCCGGTGCTGTCCAGCGCGCTGTTCGCCCGCTTCCGCTCGCGCCAGCAGCAGGGCACCTACGGTGACAAGATCCTTTCCGCCATGCGCCTGGGCTTTGGCGGCCACGTCGAGAAGAAGAAGGACTGA
- a CDS encoding DUF6026 family protein, whose product MGTLMPATPTQTLYVTVRRDELRQLKDERDQLRQQVAQLNLLLEQARVHGKAAGL is encoded by the coding sequence ATGGGTACCCTGATGCCAGCCACTCCCACCCAGACCCTCTACGTCACCGTGCGCCGCGACGAGCTGCGCCAGTTGAAGGACGAACGTGACCAGCTGCGCCAGCAGGTCGCCCAGCTGAACCTGCTGCTCGAGCAGGCCCGCGTGCACGGCAAGGCAGCCGGTCTCTGA
- the glgA gene encoding glycogen synthase GlgA, with translation MISAAVEPHVESFNPDSREPLPAALAPTVKAPGAQRQHNPNKRKILFVTSEIADLVKTGGLGDVSSALPRALAHLHDVRVLIPGYRQVMESDNPIHIVGELGGHAALPPCRIGRMDLADGLVIYVLICPELYQRDGTPYGANNGRDWPDNHIRFARLGLAAAEIAAGEGMAHWRPDLVHAHDWPAGLAPAYMHWRGLSTPTLFTIHNLAYQGVYSRGCSPELAIPDHAMQQEGMEFYGKLSFLKAGLAYSSHITTVSATYAREITTPEFGCGLDGFLASKAQQGLLGGIPNGIDESWDSATDQHLHHNFSLNDWAGKARNAQQVRELFELEPSDGPLFAVVSRLVYQKGLDLTLGVADYIVQQGGQIAIIGRGEPEEEQAMRELALRHPGRIGVRIGFNETDARRMFAGSDFLLMPSRYEPCGLSQMYAQRFGSLPVARNTGGLADTIENGVTGFLFDDSTVDSYREALARAFYVYGKKSLLNAMRCLSMTQPFNWCQAVEPYARLYEDLVKQAQHSHY, from the coding sequence ATGATCAGTGCCGCTGTCGAACCTCACGTAGAATCATTCAACCCGGATAGCCGCGAGCCGCTGCCAGCGGCGCTCGCTCCGACAGTCAAGGCACCCGGCGCCCAGCGCCAGCACAATCCGAACAAGCGCAAGATCCTGTTCGTCACCTCGGAGATCGCCGACCTGGTCAAGACCGGCGGCCTGGGCGACGTGTCCTCCGCCCTGCCCCGCGCCCTGGCGCATTTGCACGATGTGCGGGTACTGATCCCCGGTTACCGGCAGGTAATGGAAAGCGACAACCCCATCCATATCGTCGGCGAACTGGGTGGCCACGCAGCCCTGCCACCGTGCAGGATCGGCCGCATGGACCTGGCCGACGGCCTGGTGATCTACGTGCTGATCTGCCCCGAGCTGTACCAGCGCGACGGCACGCCCTATGGTGCCAACAACGGCCGCGACTGGCCCGACAACCATATCCGCTTCGCCCGCCTGGGCTTGGCGGCGGCGGAAATCGCGGCTGGCGAAGGCATGGCCCACTGGCGCCCCGACCTGGTGCACGCCCACGACTGGCCGGCCGGGCTGGCCCCGGCCTACATGCACTGGCGCGGCTTGAGCACCCCGACCCTGTTCACCATCCACAACCTGGCCTATCAGGGCGTGTACAGCCGCGGCTGCAGCCCGGAGCTGGCGATCCCCGACCACGCCATGCAACAGGAAGGCATGGAGTTCTACGGCAAGCTGTCGTTCCTCAAGGCCGGCCTGGCGTACTCCAGCCACATCACCACGGTCAGCGCCACCTATGCCCGGGAGATCACCACCCCCGAGTTCGGCTGCGGCCTGGACGGTTTCCTGGCCAGCAAAGCGCAACAAGGGCTGCTCGGCGGCATCCCCAACGGCATCGATGAAAGCTGGGACTCGGCCACCGACCAGCACCTGCACCACAATTTCAGCCTCAACGACTGGGCCGGCAAGGCGCGCAACGCCCAGCAGGTACGTGAGCTGTTCGAACTGGAGCCGTCGGACGGTCCGCTGTTCGCCGTGGTGTCGCGGCTGGTCTACCAGAAAGGCCTGGACCTGACCCTGGGGGTGGCCGACTACATCGTCCAGCAGGGCGGCCAGATCGCCATCATCGGCCGCGGCGAACCCGAGGAGGAACAGGCCATGCGCGAGCTGGCCCTGCGTCATCCGGGCCGTATCGGCGTGCGTATCGGCTTCAACGAGACCGACGCCCGGCGCATGTTCGCAGGCAGTGACTTCCTGCTGATGCCGTCGCGCTACGAGCCTTGCGGCCTGAGCCAGATGTACGCCCAGCGCTTCGGCTCGCTGCCAGTGGCGCGCAACACCGGTGGGCTGGCCGACACCATCGAGAACGGTGTCACCGGCTTTTTGTTCGACGATTCGACCGTCGACAGCTACCGCGAGGCCCTGGCCCGCGCCTTCTACGTGTACGGCAAGAAGAGCCTGTTGAACGCAATGCGCTGCCTGTCGATGACCCAGCCGTTCAACTGGTGCCAGGCGGTGGAGCCCTATGCACGCCTGTACGAGGACTTGGTCAAGCAGGCGCAGCACAGCCACTACTGA
- the treZ gene encoding malto-oligosyltrehalose trehalohydrolase → MHRHGAHLLDATSARFALWAPDARSVSVELEQQPAIELLPDGDGWYTGVAPCRAGDRYHYRIDNALKVADPASRYQPDGVQGPSQVVDVASYAWRHPWQGLPWHEAVIQELHVGLLDGYVGVARHLPRLAELGISAVELMPLGQFPGERNWGYDGVLPYAPQNTYGSPEQLCELVDQAHGQGLMVLVDVVYNHFGPDGNYLQQYASPFFREDRQTPWGAAIDFRRPQVREYFIQNALMWLCDYRIDGLRLDAVHAIDQPDFLVELAQRVRAAVEPGRHVWLVLENEHNQAALLQQGFDAQWNDDGHNALHVLLTGETEGYYADYKDRPINQLARCLAEGFVFQGQPDRHGTPRGEPSGHLPPSAFVLFLQNHDQIGNRALGERLTRLCPPPALRAATALLLLAPMIPLLFMGDDDGSREPFLFFTDFHDELADAVREGRRGEFAHFDAFADPHKREQIPDPNAEATFASSRPRQRNVLAGWHGLYQQLLDLRRRHVVPHLPGARALGSEVLGDQALTARWRLGNGDELRIDLNLAAQPQPVALPALQRRLYDSSDNAHPDSALAAHSCVVSLLPPDQETP, encoded by the coding sequence ATGCACAGGCATGGCGCACACCTGCTGGACGCCACGTCGGCGCGCTTCGCCCTCTGGGCGCCGGATGCGCGCAGCGTGAGCGTGGAACTGGAGCAGCAGCCGGCGATCGAGCTGTTGCCCGACGGTGACGGCTGGTACACCGGCGTGGCCCCGTGCCGGGCCGGTGACCGTTACCACTACCGTATCGACAATGCACTGAAGGTGGCCGACCCGGCCTCGCGCTACCAGCCCGATGGCGTACAGGGGCCGAGCCAGGTGGTGGATGTGGCCAGCTACGCCTGGCGACACCCCTGGCAGGGCCTCCCCTGGCACGAAGCGGTCATCCAGGAGCTGCATGTCGGCTTGCTCGACGGCTACGTCGGGGTGGCCCGGCACCTGCCGCGTCTGGCCGAACTGGGCATCAGCGCCGTCGAACTGATGCCGCTGGGACAGTTCCCTGGCGAGCGGAACTGGGGTTACGACGGCGTGCTGCCCTATGCGCCGCAAAACACTTATGGCAGTCCCGAGCAATTGTGTGAGCTGGTCGACCAGGCACATGGCCAGGGGCTGATGGTGCTGGTCGATGTGGTGTACAACCATTTTGGCCCCGACGGCAATTACCTGCAGCAGTACGCCAGCCCATTCTTTCGCGAGGACCGGCAGACTCCCTGGGGTGCAGCCATCGACTTCCGTCGCCCGCAGGTGCGCGAGTACTTCATCCAGAACGCCCTGATGTGGTTGTGCGACTACCGCATTGATGGCCTGCGCCTGGATGCCGTGCACGCCATCGATCAGCCCGACTTCCTGGTCGAGTTGGCGCAACGGGTACGCGCGGCCGTGGAGCCGGGCCGTCACGTATGGCTGGTGCTGGAAAACGAGCACAACCAGGCCGCACTGCTGCAGCAAGGCTTCGACGCGCAGTGGAACGACGATGGCCACAACGCCCTGCATGTGTTGCTGACCGGCGAGACCGAAGGCTACTACGCCGACTACAAGGACCGACCGATCAACCAGCTGGCCCGCTGCCTGGCCGAAGGCTTCGTGTTCCAGGGCCAACCCGACCGCCACGGCACGCCCCGCGGCGAGCCCAGCGGCCACCTGCCACCGAGCGCCTTCGTGCTGTTTTTGCAGAACCACGACCAGATCGGCAACCGCGCCCTGGGTGAACGCCTCACCCGCCTCTGCCCACCGCCGGCCCTGCGCGCCGCCACCGCGCTGCTGCTGCTGGCGCCGATGATCCCGCTGCTGTTCATGGGCGACGACGACGGCAGCCGTGAGCCGTTCCTGTTCTTCACCGATTTTCACGATGAGCTGGCCGACGCCGTGCGTGAGGGCCGCCGCGGCGAGTTCGCCCATTTCGACGCCTTCGCCGATCCGCACAAGCGCGAGCAGATACCCGACCCGAATGCCGAGGCGACCTTCGCCTCATCCAGGCCCCGGCAACGGAATGTACTGGCCGGCTGGCACGGTCTGTACCAGCAATTGCTCGACCTGCGCCGGCGCCATGTCGTACCGCACCTGCCCGGCGCACGCGCCCTCGGCAGCGAGGTGCTCGGCGACCAGGCGCTGACCGCCCGCTGGCGCCTGGGCAATGGCGACGAGCTGCGCATCGACCTCAACCTCGCCGCCCAACCCCAGCCGGTCGCGCTGCCCGCCCTTCAGCGGCGCCTGTACGACAGCAGCGACAACGCCCACCCCGACTCGGCCCTCGCCGCGCACAGCTGCGTGGTCAGCCTGCTGCCCCCCGACCAGGAGACGCCATGA